From a region of the Fischerella sp. JS2 genome:
- a CDS encoding DALR anticodon-binding domain-containing protein, with the protein MLLVSKYTAIKQLVHSYLISTLSIYTRYTKIESLANKKIPLSKGRNSNQVFYITGLALQLSKYEKISAMEIAEAIASHLSANSAGVFSIQIVPPGWIHLKLADSVLASWLQRLVEGRVKTVAKGDGDTRDKGDDLEDKEYKGDKEELVTILFSPHPSHSSHSPSPRSPIPNHLFLTQYAHARCSSLVRLGEQEGLISSEGAIPWLNKQQELRFHHPSELYLLSELVQVVDELECSDSSDSVKWEKPALCLTQMFDNLWRDCQIWGEVKVNSPELAQARLGLIMATQSVLRILLEKKLGILALLEL; encoded by the coding sequence ATGCTACTAGTAAGTAAATACACAGCAATCAAACAGTTAGTACACAGTTATTTAATATCTACTTTAAGTATTTATACGCGCTACACCAAAATTGAAAGCCTAGCAAATAAAAAAATTCCTCTATCTAAAGGTAGAAATAGTAATCAAGTTTTTTACATCACAGGATTAGCATTACAGCTGTCAAAATATGAGAAAATTTCAGCGATGGAGATTGCTGAGGCGATCGCTTCTCATTTATCGGCAAACTCGGCTGGAGTTTTCAGTATTCAAATAGTTCCACCTGGTTGGATTCATTTAAAATTGGCTGACTCTGTTTTGGCTAGCTGGTTGCAGAGGCTGGTTGAAGGACGGGTGAAGACTGTAGCAAAAGGAGACGGGGACACAAGGGACAAGGGGGACGACTTGGAGGACAAGGAGTACAAGGGGGACAAGGAGGAATTGGTTACTATATTATTCTCCCCACACCCTTCACACTCCTCACACTCCCCATCTCCCCGATCCCCGATCCCTAACCACCTATTCCTAACTCAATATGCCCATGCACGCTGTTCCTCCCTTGTGCGGCTAGGTGAACAAGAGGGATTAATTTCTTCTGAGGGCGCTATACCTTGGCTTAACAAACAGCAAGAACTACGTTTTCATCACCCAAGTGAGCTGTATTTGTTAAGTGAGTTAGTACAAGTAGTTGATGAATTAGAGTGTTCTGACTCTAGTGATTCGGTGAAATGGGAAAAGCCAGCGCTTTGTTTAACTCAAATGTTTGACAACCTCTGGCGTGACTGTCAAATTTGGGGTGAGGTAAAAGTCAACTCACCAGAACTAGCTCAAGCCAGGCTGGGATTGATTATGGCTACTCAATCAGTTTTAAGAATACTGTTGGAAAAAAAGCTTGGTATTTTGGCTCTGTTGGAATTATGA
- a CDS encoding Cof-type HAD-IIB family hydrolase — MHKASATQIKSAAVAGMATKEIKLLVLDIDGTIAGESNNISKPVKEAITVAKAQGIKVAIATGRMFRSALRFHQDIGSTLPLIAYQGAWIQDPTSEQMYQHLPVSREMAQQLLDYFEQPQLRSLLSVHFYINDQLYVREITTETQLYAERSGINPIAVGDLRQVLNTYEPTKILALCDDTDIIDNLLGSLSRQYTPAELYLTKSVATFFEATNPFANKGVAVRYLAEELLGLQPSNVMTIGDNFNDLEMLEYAGIGVAMGNAPSQVQAIANWIAPSVEQDGAAVAIEKLLLS, encoded by the coding sequence ATGCACAAAGCATCTGCTACTCAAATAAAATCAGCTGCTGTTGCGGGTATGGCTACAAAAGAAATTAAACTGCTGGTTCTAGATATAGATGGAACTATCGCCGGCGAATCTAACAATATCAGCAAACCTGTCAAAGAAGCAATCACTGTGGCAAAAGCACAAGGAATTAAGGTCGCGATCGCCACTGGTAGGATGTTCCGTTCTGCTTTGCGCTTCCATCAAGATATTGGCTCTACTTTACCCTTAATAGCTTATCAAGGAGCTTGGATACAAGACCCAACCTCTGAACAAATGTACCAACATTTACCTGTTTCCAGAGAAATGGCTCAGCAGCTATTAGACTATTTTGAACAACCACAATTGCGATCGCTTTTATCTGTTCATTTTTACATCAACGATCAACTCTACGTCCGTGAAATCACAACCGAAACTCAACTTTATGCAGAACGTTCTGGGATTAACCCTATTGCAGTCGGTGACTTACGTCAAGTTTTAAACACTTATGAACCCACAAAAATACTAGCTTTGTGCGATGACACAGACATTATTGATAACTTACTCGGTTCTTTAAGCCGTCAATACACACCTGCTGAGTTGTATTTGACAAAATCCGTGGCCACATTTTTTGAAGCGACTAATCCTTTTGCTAATAAAGGTGTGGCAGTACGTTACCTTGCTGAAGAACTGCTAGGGCTACAACCTAGTAATGTCATGACTATTGGCGATAACTTTAATGATTTAGAAATGCTGGAGTATGCTGGGATTGGTGTTGCTATGGGCAATGCTCCATCACAAGTCCAAGCGATCGCTAACTGGATAGCCCCCAGTGTTGAGCAAGATGGAGCAGCAGTGGCCATAGAAAAGCTGTTGCTATCGTAG
- a CDS encoding DUF4114 domain-containing protein, whose amino-acid sequence MIKKGLTGIIFAAAALTGLFSQVGSASATDFTWDDSWVQPEIQSKETTGFDDTIFQQFVQIERMAIPNSQQFLLDPSKLFLKYSNDVSVYFINEGAGYRNQLAYQATGATNKSGLVFNDIACSGSGCVGDWGGNTLKLGDGVNLGNFAAGTQLDFWLRADGLNRGNSANIFGTQTSSNQDGLQHVVAYAVGDYILLGFEDLYGDLGASGIDPNTGKYNESSDRDFNDVVMVLKIGEKNVKALTSTSVPEPSATLSLLGVGALGMLKLRRRQKQVKEST is encoded by the coding sequence ATGATTAAAAAAGGTTTAACCGGAATAATTTTTGCTGCTGCTGCATTGACTGGATTATTTTCTCAAGTAGGCTCTGCATCTGCAACTGATTTTACTTGGGATGATTCATGGGTACAACCCGAAATACAAAGTAAAGAAACAACTGGTTTTGATGACACTATTTTCCAGCAATTTGTGCAAATAGAAAGAATGGCCATACCAAATAGCCAACAATTTCTATTAGATCCTAGTAAGTTATTTTTGAAATATAGCAATGATGTCAGTGTTTATTTCATCAACGAAGGAGCTGGTTATAGAAACCAGTTGGCTTATCAGGCAACTGGGGCTACAAATAAATCTGGTTTAGTATTCAATGATATTGCTTGTAGTGGTTCTGGGTGTGTTGGTGATTGGGGTGGTAATACACTCAAGCTAGGTGATGGAGTAAATCTTGGCAACTTTGCAGCAGGTACGCAATTAGATTTTTGGTTGAGAGCTGATGGTTTGAATCGTGGTAATTCTGCAAATATTTTTGGTACTCAAACTTCCTCAAATCAGGATGGCCTACAGCACGTTGTTGCCTATGCTGTTGGTGATTATATCTTATTAGGTTTTGAGGATTTGTATGGTGATTTGGGTGCTTCAGGAATAGATCCAAATACTGGGAAGTACAACGAAAGTTCAGATCGCGACTTTAATGATGTTGTGATGGTGCTGAAAATAGGTGAGAAAAATGTTAAAGCATTAACTTCAACTTCTGTTCCAGAACCAAGTGCAACTTTATCATTATTGGGTGTGGGAGCATTAGGTATGCTGAAACTACGTCGTCGTCAAAAGCAGGTAAAAGAATCTACTTAA
- the polA gene encoding DNA polymerase I encodes MSQTTPLNQLASDFSNTTRPTFILIDGHSLAFRSYFAFARGRDGGLRTKTGIPTSVCFGFLKCLLEVMTLQQPQAIAVAFDLGLPTFRHEADDTYKADRPGTPEDFVPDLKNLHELLDAFNLKILTAPGYEADDVLGTLAQKATVAGYQVKILTGDRDLYQLIDPEKEISVLYFSPDALKRSTSTNGISEFGQEEVKEKLGILPSQVIDFKALCGDKSDNIPGVKGIGEKTAVQLLNTYGSLEQIYASLSEIKGATQKKLEAGKEDAEKSRYLAAIVLDVPLDIDLEDCKLKGFDSSVLVPILEKLEFKSFLGKINQLQQKFGGTVAETSATDTEEVGASYAPLPGREDEDLWFFSAADTEQQQQQNTSTIQPRIIDTEAKLTELVKFLQEFTNPNFPVAWDTETNDLEPRDAELVGIGCCWGVNPDEIAYIPLNHQTGENLNKEIALKTLRPILESASYPKTFQNAKFDRLVFKCQGINLTGVVFDPMLASYVLNPDSSHNLSDLAQKHLGLIIQNYVDLVPKGKTIADIGIPQVAEYCGLQVWATFQLVTKLRTELEKIPALYQLLVEVEQPLEAVLADMEYNGIHIDTAYLKELSQQLETDLAKLEQQAYKIAGEKFSLGSPKQLSQILFEKLGLSTKYSRKIQTGYSTDAATLERLREVDTTGIIDTIIEYRTLAKLKSTYVDALPALVRADTKRVHTDFNQTATSTGRLSSSNPNLQNIPIRTAFSRQIRKAFLPECGWLMVAADYSQIELRILTHLSQEPVLVEAYQNNEDIHTVTARLMFEKQDITSDERRVAKTINFGVIYGMGSLKFSRSTGVDRNLANEFIKRFNKRYPKIFAYLEGLKKQAIAQGYVETILGRRRYFEFTTNSLRQLKGSKPEDIDLGKLKNLGNYDTGLLRSAANAPIQGSSADIIKIAMVRLHEILQNYQARLLLQVHDELVFEVPPQEWEELQIQIKSTMENAVQLSVPLVVDVRAGENWMETK; translated from the coding sequence ATGTCCCAAACAACACCTTTAAATCAGTTGGCTTCCGATTTTTCAAACACGACACGTCCTACATTTATCCTCATCGATGGACACTCCTTGGCATTTCGTTCTTACTTCGCCTTTGCTAGAGGAAGAGACGGGGGACTGCGAACCAAAACAGGAATTCCTACTAGTGTCTGTTTTGGCTTTTTAAAGTGTCTGCTAGAAGTTATGACACTGCAACAGCCACAAGCAATTGCAGTGGCTTTTGATTTAGGTTTGCCCACATTTCGCCACGAAGCAGATGATACTTATAAAGCTGATCGCCCAGGTACACCAGAGGATTTTGTTCCGGATTTGAAAAACTTACATGAGTTGCTAGACGCATTCAACCTCAAAATTCTCACTGCCCCTGGTTACGAAGCGGATGATGTACTGGGAACCTTAGCACAAAAGGCAACGGTGGCGGGGTATCAAGTCAAGATTCTCACAGGCGATCGCGATCTATATCAACTGATCGACCCTGAAAAAGAAATTAGCGTTTTGTATTTTAGTCCAGATGCGCTGAAACGTTCTACATCTACAAATGGGATCAGCGAATTTGGACAGGAAGAAGTAAAAGAAAAACTAGGGATTTTACCATCACAAGTGATTGATTTTAAAGCTCTTTGTGGTGATAAGTCAGATAATATTCCTGGTGTCAAGGGAATCGGTGAAAAAACGGCAGTCCAGTTGCTAAATACCTATGGTTCTCTCGAGCAAATTTATGCATCATTAAGTGAAATCAAAGGCGCGACTCAGAAAAAATTAGAAGCTGGCAAAGAAGACGCAGAAAAATCTCGATACTTAGCAGCGATCGTCCTTGATGTTCCCCTCGATATTGATTTAGAAGATTGCAAATTAAAAGGCTTTGATAGTAGCGTTCTAGTACCTATTTTAGAAAAATTAGAATTTAAATCTTTTTTAGGCAAAATTAACCAACTCCAGCAAAAGTTTGGTGGTACTGTAGCAGAAACTTCAGCTACAGACACAGAAGAAGTAGGGGCGAGTTATGCACCCCTACCTGGTAGGGAAGATGAAGATTTGTGGTTTTTCAGTGCTGCGGATACAGAACAACAACAGCAACAAAATACTTCTACAATTCAACCCCGCATTATTGATACAGAAGCCAAACTCACTGAGTTGGTGAAGTTTTTACAAGAATTTACTAACCCTAATTTCCCCGTAGCTTGGGATACTGAAACCAACGACTTAGAACCACGAGATGCTGAGTTAGTTGGAATTGGTTGTTGCTGGGGAGTAAACCCTGATGAAATAGCTTACATTCCCTTGAATCATCAAACTGGGGAAAATTTAAACAAAGAAATTGCACTAAAAACCTTACGCCCAATATTAGAAAGTGCTAGTTATCCTAAGACTTTTCAAAATGCTAAATTTGATCGCTTAGTTTTCAAGTGCCAAGGAATTAATTTAACAGGGGTAGTCTTTGACCCTATGTTAGCAAGTTATGTCCTCAATCCTGATAGTAGTCATAATTTGAGTGACTTAGCTCAAAAACATTTGGGGTTGATAATTCAAAATTATGTAGATTTAGTTCCTAAAGGGAAAACTATCGCTGATATTGGAATTCCTCAAGTAGCCGAGTACTGTGGTTTGCAAGTTTGGGCTACATTCCAATTAGTGACAAAATTGCGTACGGAACTGGAGAAAATACCAGCTTTATATCAGCTATTAGTGGAGGTGGAACAACCTCTAGAAGCTGTTTTAGCGGATATGGAATACAACGGTATTCACATCGATACAGCTTATTTGAAAGAACTTTCACAACAATTAGAAACAGATTTAGCAAAACTGGAACAGCAAGCCTACAAGATAGCTGGAGAAAAGTTTAGTTTAGGTTCTCCCAAACAATTAAGTCAAATCTTATTTGAAAAATTAGGGTTAAGTACTAAATATTCTCGCAAAATTCAAACAGGATATTCTACAGACGCAGCTACTTTAGAAAGATTACGAGAGGTAGACACAACAGGCATCATTGATACTATCATTGAATATCGGACATTAGCAAAATTAAAATCTACTTATGTAGATGCTTTACCAGCCTTGGTACGTGCAGATACAAAGCGAGTTCATACTGATTTTAATCAAACAGCGACATCAACAGGAAGGCTATCTTCTTCTAATCCAAATTTGCAAAATATTCCAATTCGCACTGCCTTTAGTAGGCAAATTCGTAAGGCGTTTTTACCAGAATGTGGTTGGTTAATGGTTGCAGCTGATTACTCTCAAATAGAGTTAAGAATTCTCACTCATTTAAGTCAAGAACCAGTACTAGTAGAAGCTTATCAAAACAACGAAGATATTCACACCGTGACCGCGAGACTGATGTTTGAAAAACAAGATATTACATCAGATGAAAGGCGGGTCGCGAAAACAATTAACTTTGGTGTGATTTATGGTATGGGTTCGCTGAAATTTTCCCGTTCAACGGGTGTAGATCGAAACCTGGCGAACGAATTTATTAAGCGATTTAACAAACGTTATCCGAAAATATTTGCATATTTAGAAGGATTGAAAAAACAAGCGATCGCTCAAGGTTATGTAGAAACAATTCTCGGTAGGCGTCGCTATTTTGAGTTTACCACCAATAGCCTACGTCAGTTAAAAGGCAGTAAGCCGGAAGATATTGATTTAGGTAAACTTAAGAATTTAGGTAACTACGATACTGGTTTATTACGTTCTGCTGCCAATGCCCCAATTCAAGGTTCTAGCGCTGATATTATCAAAATTGCGATGGTGAGGCTGCATGAAATTTTGCAAAATTATCAAGCACGATTATTACTACAAGTTCACGACGAATTAGTATTTGAAGTTCCTCCGCAAGAATGGGAAGAATTACAAATCCAAATTAAGTCGACAATGGAAAATGCAGTGCAGTTAAGTGTTCCCTTAGTAGTAGATGTACGTGCTGGTGAAAATTGGATGGAAACGAAGTGA
- a CDS encoding AI-2E family transporter, producing MSSFENNNFWSKLNNFVLVRFLLLVASGWAIVQLLAYFEPVIVIFTFAAILAFLLSYPVKWLKRFLPHSLAVILIFLLSIVIIGSLTITVGLTIVSQGQQLIDSLTSFLNSLVPLLERIESFFRSRNIQLDLTVIEGQLRNQAISRLVASLTILQTFLTNFVTFILIAVIAFFMLLDGEKLWYLILKIVPKQRRSRFNNIVKRNFLGFFQGQFILTLFLTSSTFIVFLLLKVPFALILSVIVGLLDIIPGIGATLGVGTITLIVLSQGVWLALKVLVVCIILQQIQDNLIAPRIMQGALNLNPVVVFFALLVGARVAGLLGIFIAIPIAGVIVSIFEIDEMKSEI from the coding sequence ATGAGTAGCTTTGAAAATAATAATTTTTGGTCTAAATTAAACAATTTTGTTTTAGTTAGATTTCTACTTTTGGTTGCTTCTGGCTGGGCAATTGTGCAGCTTTTAGCTTATTTTGAACCAGTGATTGTAATTTTTACTTTTGCTGCTATATTAGCTTTTTTGCTAAGTTATCCTGTCAAATGGCTCAAACGTTTTTTGCCCCATAGTTTAGCAGTAATTTTAATTTTTTTGCTGAGTATTGTGATTATTGGTAGTTTAACAATTACTGTTGGCTTAACTATTGTTTCCCAAGGACAACAATTAATTGATAGCCTTACAAGTTTTCTCAATTCATTAGTACCTTTATTAGAGCGCATAGAATCATTTTTTCGCTCACGCAATATTCAGCTAGATTTAACTGTTATTGAAGGTCAACTACGGAATCAAGCTATATCTAGACTTGTAGCTAGCTTGACTATTTTACAAACATTTTTAACTAATTTTGTGACTTTTATATTAATAGCAGTTATTGCTTTTTTTATGCTCCTAGATGGAGAGAAGCTTTGGTATTTAATTCTCAAAATAGTACCGAAGCAACGCCGTAGTAGATTTAATAATATAGTTAAACGCAATTTTTTAGGATTCTTTCAAGGTCAATTTATATTAACTTTATTTCTGACTAGCTCTACTTTTATTGTGTTCTTGTTATTAAAAGTTCCCTTTGCTTTAATATTGTCAGTAATAGTCGGTTTACTAGACATTATTCCTGGTATAGGTGCAACCTTGGGAGTTGGTACAATTACTTTAATTGTATTATCTCAAGGTGTTTGGTTAGCTCTCAAGGTATTGGTAGTTTGCATTATACTTCAGCAAATACAAGATAATCTTATTGCACCTCGGATTATGCAAGGTGCGCTAAATCTTAATCCTGTAGTGGTATTTTTTGCTTTACTAGTAGGCGCAAGAGTAGCCGGTTTATTGGGAATTTTTATTGCAATTCCTATTGCTGGAGTGATCGTTTCTATATTTGAAATTGATGAAATGAAATCCGAGATTTAG
- a CDS encoding DUF2288 domain-containing protein, with protein MTNTNLRAELTENLDEAEWEWLIPHAQRDAVIVVAVGLDILDVGVAIASDNVLEVQNWIDEALITKPSLDQLGQWNSDRAKRFHTLIVQPFVLVQEKLAA; from the coding sequence ATGACTAATACAAATTTAAGAGCAGAACTAACAGAAAACTTAGATGAGGCGGAGTGGGAGTGGCTAATTCCCCACGCGCAAAGAGATGCAGTAATTGTGGTAGCAGTAGGATTAGATATATTGGATGTAGGTGTAGCTATTGCTAGTGATAATGTTTTAGAAGTCCAAAACTGGATTGATGAAGCATTAATTACTAAACCATCTTTAGATCAATTGGGTCAATGGAATAGTGATCGCGCTAAGCGGTTTCATACTTTAATAGTCCAACCATTTGTATTAGTGCAAGAAAAATTAGCTGCTTAA